The DNA region CAGGATGGCCAGCACATCGCCCTTTCCGAACCCACGAGCCCTGAGGCCGCCGGCCAGAGCCCGGATGGCGTGGCTCACCTGTCCGAATGTGAGCGTTCTTCCGGTCGGTCCGTCGATCAGTGCCGCCTTTTGCTGATTGGCATCGGCGACGCGCAACACGTACGTGGTGATGGGGATGTCGGGTACGGCAATGTCGGGAAACCGGCTGGTATAGATCATTCTGAGCTCCTCGAGAACGGCGCAACCATCTTTGCACTTAGTTGCGCCTTCCTCCACGCCGCCGGAGGTATCTAGTCATTCCGGGTGAATTGTCAATGGGTATCGCGAATCCGAGAGCGCCGACCGACAGGGATCTCGTACGAACGAGAGATCCCTTCACCCGGGGCGGGTGAATAGAGCCGATCTTGCCGGGCCGGCAAGATCGGCTCTTTGGTGTGCGGCCATCACCCGGAAGGGAGCAAGCATCTTCGATCCAGCGGGCAGCCGAGAGTGTTCAGTTGTCCGCTGCCCCGAAGAGGATGCGTCCGTCCACTTCCACCCGCTCGACTTCGCCGAGCAAGCGGAGATGCTCGAGGTGTGCGAAAGTCTCACTCTCGGCCATGAAACCCATAAGACGTTTGGGAAACAGTTCGCCGGCCATGCTCTGAACGGTCATGGGTTCCGAAGCATCGATGACCGCTCGCAGCTGATCGAGTCGTTGCTCATGGTGTTCTGTTATCGAGGCGGCCCGCCCGGCCAGGTCGGTGATCGGGTTCCCGTGGGCCGGAAGCACGACTGAGACACCCGGCAGCGCGACCGTCTTGGCGAGGCTCTCCACGTACTCGGCAAGGGGATCCGGGCCTGCGCCGATTCCGGCAATGTGCGGGGTAATGGTCGGCAACACGTGATCGCCGCTGAACAGGACTCCGGTCGCAGGTTCGAACCAGCACAGGTGATCGATGGTATGTCCCGGAGTGTGAACAGTCTGCAGAATGCGGTTTCCCAGCACGAGATGCTCACCATCGGAGAGGCGCCTGGTCGGTGTCGGGCTGCGGAACATGCGATGCGCCATGTTGCGCATCCACCAGGCGCGCACCCGGCGGCCGGTTGGAAGCCGGTCGGATGTTCCATGCCACGGCATTCGACCCAGGCGGGCAGCTTGATGCCGGTCACGCATCTCGTCGTCGAGGATCGCCTCGGTGTGGTTGTCGGGGGTCCACCAGATCTGAAACGAGTTGTGGGCCAGCACATCGGCCCCGGCAACATCTGCGATTCTCGCCGCGTTGCCGAAATGGTCCGGATGTGAGTGCGTGATCATGATGGTGTGCACGCGACGCAGCGGCACGCCCGCCGCTTTCATTCCGGACCGGACCGCCGCCCACCCCGCTCTGCCGGGTAGACCCGTATCGATGACGGCCGCGCCGCGCTCATCCTCGAGGACGTACATGTTGGTGTGCCCGAGTCCGGTGAAGTTGATCGGAAGCTGCACCCTGATGACGCCCGGAGCGACCTCCTTGACCTCGCGCGAGGCGGGAAGGGCCTCCTGCTTCATCAGTAGGACTTCGGCAGTCCGAGGGAATGCTGGGCGACGAAGTTGAGAATCATCTCTCGGCTGATGGGCGCGGTGCGGAGAAGACGGACGTTGCCCCACAAGTCGGCGAGACCGTATTCGGAGCTGAGTCCGTTGCCGCCGTGGGTCTGTATGGCCAGGTCGAGGGCTTCCATCGCCGCTTCGCCGATTGCGTACTTAGCCATGTTGGCCGCTTCGGCGGCATCGTGGCCGTTGTCGTACTGCCAGGCAGCTTTGTAGATCATCAGCCTGGCGAGCTCTACCTCCACCTTTGCCTTGGCCAGGGGATGGGCGATGCCCTGGTGGGTTCCGATGGGGACGTCCCACACCTTTCGCTCACGGGCGTACGCCGCCGCCTTGTCGAGAGCGTACCGGCCGAGGCCGGCCCCGATCGCCGCGCCTGTGATCCTCTCCGGATTGAGTCCCTGGAATACCTGCCGGAGCCCGTCGCCTTCCGTGCCGACCAGTCGATCGGCCGGGACTTCGACATTGTCGAAGAACAGCGTGTATTGATTCTCCGGTGAAACCATCTCCATGTCGATCTTCTGCATGGTGAGGCCGGGCGTGTCCACCGCGACCACGAACAGCGACAGTTGTGCCTTGCCGGTGGTCTCATCGGTTCCCGTCCTGGTCACGACGAGGACGTCGTCGGCTTCATCGACCGCCGAGATGTAGTACTTCTGACCGTTGAGCCGGTAGACATCTCCGTCGCGTTTGGCGGTGGTGGACAAGCGATGCGAGTTCGAGCCGGCATCGGGTTCGGTGATGGCGAAAGCGATGCGCCGCTCGCCGGAGGCTATTCCGGGAAGCCACCTCTGCTTCTGACCGTCGGTCCCGAACTTGGTGATGATCGAACCGGCGATCGCCGGTGAGACGATGAGTATCAGCAGGGGCAGCCCTTGAACTGCGAGTTCCTCGCAGACGATCGAGAGTTCATAGATCCCCATCCCCCCGCCGCCGTACTCCTCAGGGATGTTGACCCCTATGAAACCACCGGCGGAAAGCGCTTCCCACAGCTCTTCGACCTTCTCGCCCCGCCGCCCTCGCTCGGCGTAGTACTCGTGACCGAAGCCGCCTGCGATATCGGCAATCGCCTGCCGCAGCATCGTTTGCTCTTGAGTCTCCAGGAAGTCCACGAAAACCGCCTCCTCATGTTTTGGCGAAGGGTAGACGGTCCCCCGCCGGTCGAACCCGTGCAGAAACCGGAGTCGGCTCCTCCCTGCCGCGTCTCACCTATGTCGCCCCGCCCAGTCGGCAAACGCCTCCAGAGCTTCCGGGTTGGCCATCGCGTCGGTCCGTGCCGCCTTCTCGACGGGCAGCCCGGCAAGGATACGCTTCACCGGAACCTCCATCTTCTTGCCGTTCAGGGTGCGGGGAACGTCGGCTATCCGATGAATCTCGTCGGGAACGTGTCGTGGAGACAGCTCGGTGCGGATGGCCGACTTGAGCCTCTCCCGGAGATCGGGGGTCAAATCGTGGCCGGTCCTCATGACGACGAACAGCAGCAGACTGTCCTCCCTGCCCAGTTGGCCGGTATCGATGACGAGGCTGTCCTCTATCTCGGTGAATCCATCGACGACCCGGTAGAACTCACTGGTACCGGTTCTGACGCCGCCCCGGTTGAGGGTCGAATCCGATCGCCCGTAAACCACGCACCTCCCGTCCGGTGCGATCTTTATCCAGTCGCCATGGCGCCAGACACCCGGGAACATTTCGAAGTAGCTCGATCGGTAGCTCTCTCCATCCGGATCATTCCAGAAGAAGACGGGCATAGACGGCATCGGCGCAGTCACCGCCAGCTCGCCCACCTCATCGACTACCGGTCGTCCTTCAACGTCGAATGCCTCCACCGCGGCCCCGAGATAGCGGCACTGTATTTCGCCGGCCCTGACCGGAAGCAAGGGGCACGAGCCGATGAACGCCGCACAAAGATCGGTGCCGCCGCTGACCGATCCGAGGAGCACATCGTCGTTCACCCGCTCGTAGACCCAGACGAATCCCTCCGGGGACAGCGGGGCACCGGTCGAGCCGACGCTGCGCAACATCGATAGGTCGTAGCTCTGCCCGGGATCGAGGTCGGCTTTGAGGCATGCGTGGATGAACGGAGCCGAAGTCCCGAAGTAGGTCACTTTCAAACGCTCGGCCATTCGCCACAGGGCGTCGAGGTCCGGATAGCCGGGACTGCCGTCGTACAAGACGATCGTGGAGCCCACCAGCAGGCCGGACACGAGGTAGTTCCACATCATCCACCCGGTCGACGTGTACCAGAAGAACCGGTCGGACTCTCCGAGGTCCATTTGCAGGCTCAGATCCTTGAGGTGTTGAAGGAGAATCCCTCCTTGCGGGTGCACGATCGGCTTGGGCAGACCTGTGGTACCGGACGAGTACAGCACCCAGAGCGGGTGATCGAACGGGACTCGCTCGAAGCTCAGTGGTTCGGGATCCGCGGTCAGTGCTTCCCAACTCAAGGTGTCCGCCGGACGATCCAGTCCCAAACGGCTCAGGATCACGGTGGCCGCCAGGGACGGTAATCGCCCCCGTACCTGCTCAACGACGTCGAGGCGGTCGAACGCTCTTCCCCCGAATCGGTAGCCGTCTACGGATACCAGGACCTTGGGCTCGATCTGCTCGAAACGGTGGGCGATTGCTCCGAGCCCGAACTCGGGCGAGCAGCTCGACCAGACGGCACCGAGACTGGCAGTGGCCAGGAAGGCCACCAGGGTCTCCGGAATGTTCGGCATCAAGGCGGCCACACGGTCGCCTTTGCCGACTCCGAGCCGGCGAAGTCCGGCGGCCGCAGCCGCCACACGATCGGCCAGTTCCGCGTAAGTCAACTTCTCCACGGCGCCGCTCTCGTCCGTGGCGATCACGGCCGTGTGATCATCCCGTCTCGAGAGGGCACGTTCGGCGTAGTTGAGCCGGGCTCCCTCGAACCACCTGGCCCCGGGCATCGTGGCGTCGCCCAGGACCCGCTCGTAGGAGGAGTCGATTCCGAAGTACTCCCACAGCGCCCCCCAAAAAGCCTCGAGATCGGCCACCGACCACTCCCACAGAGCCCCGTAGTCGCTGAAATCGAGTCCGCGGGCGCGGCGGAGCCAGGCAAGGAACCCGGTGAGGTTGGAGGCTGCGCGGCGTTCGTCCGAGGGTTCCCACAAGACCGTCCCTTCGGTGACATCCGCGCGCATGGGCGGAGGCTAGTAAACGGCACCGTGAAAATTCTCATCGCCGACCTGTTGGGTCGTCGGATGTGCGCGTAGGCTCGGCAGCGGCCGACCAATACGGAGGTTCCCGGAATGCGACCCGTGTACGCACTGTCTGGTGGTGTATCCAAGTTCGCCAAAGCCAGACCCGACAAGACCTTTCAGGCAATTGTCAAAGAGGCCTACGACTACGCCATCGCCGACATCGGCATCGACTTCCCGGCCTTCACGAGAGCGGTGGACGGTTCGGTGGCTTCCTACTTCTCGGATCACTTCTCACGCCAACTGATGGCGGGCATCATGGCCCAGGACTATCTGGGACTCGTGCCCAAGCCGTCGCATCGGGTGGAGGGCGGCGGTGCCACGGGAGGCCTGTGCTTCCAGGAGGCTTGGAAGTCGATTGCGTCCGGACACATGGATGTGTGCGCGGCGTACGGTTTTGAGACCATGAGCCACGTCGAGACCTGGAAGGGAAACGAGTTCATCGCACTGGCCTCGGATGTGTCCTGGGACTATCCGGTCGGGGGCTTCTACTCGGGCTACTACGCCATGATGGTGACCCGCCACATGAAGGAGTACGGCACGACCGTCGAGCAGATGGCGGCCGTCTCGGTCAAGAACCATCTCAACGCGTACCACAATCCGTACGCGCAGAAACGCAACCGGTACACCATCGAGGATGTCCGCAACTCGCCGATGGTGGCCTGGCCGCTGACGCGGCTGGACATCTGCGTAATGTCCGACGGGGCGGCGGCCGTGATCTTCGCTTCCGAAGACGGCATCGAAAGGCTGGAAGCCGCCGGAGCCGAGATCCCCCGGCCGCTGGTGCAGGTGACCGGCATCGGTCGCGGTACCGACGCCATGCGCATGTCGGATCGCCCGCACGTCGACTACGAGACTTTCATGCAGGACTACGCAACAGACCAGGAGAGGTCTTCCGAGGACACTCGCAACCACTATCGCTCTCTGTGGGACCGCGGCACCCGTTATCCGGGCGTCCACTCTTTCCGGGCCGGGCGGACCGCCGGCAATATGGCCTACAGGCATGCGGGGATCACAGATCCCCTCGAAGAGCTCGATTTCGTGGAACTCCACGATGCCTACACATCGAGCGAAATCCAGACGTATGAGGACCTTGGTCTGTGCCGCTACGGCGAGGGAGGGGAGTTTGCCGCCTCCGGCAAGGCGTTCATGCCCGGCATCGAATACGGACTCGACCTGACCTCCGACCCGGTGTGCCCGGTCAATCCGTCCGGAGGCCTGATTGCCTGCGGCCACCCGGTCGGAGCCACCGGACTGATGCAGGGGGTGTTCGCCATCTGGCAACTCCAGAACACGATCGGCAAGCACTTCGGAGACGAGACTCTCCAGGTCTCAGACGCCCGCCGGGGTGCCATTCACTCGCATGCTGGAACGGGCACCTACGTCACCGTCAGCATTCTGGAAAGGGAGGGAAACCGATGAGCGACGCACGTCGAGAAGAGACACTGGGCGGCTTCGTCGTCCATGGAGTTCCTTTCCCGGTCGAGACCGACCCGGACGCGCTGGCCTTCCTCAAGCGGATGACTCCGATCCAGATCGAACAGCAGTACTCGATCACCTATCTGCACTCGTACGGACAGGACAGCCCCTGGTTCGCCGGTGCGTCCAACAAGAGGCTGCTGGCCTCGCGGGAACCCGACTCGGGATACGCCTACGCCACTCCGCGCGGCCACGACATGTACACCGGGCGGGAAACCGAGTGGATCGATGTAACGGACCGCACGGCGACCGTGCACGCCTTCACGGTGTGCTATTTCGGGTCGGAGGAGTTCCTGCCCGATACGCCTTTCGTGCTGGCGCTGATCGAGTATGAAGGCGTGAACACGTTGTTCCTCACGAGGCTGATCGGCCTGGATCACACGCAGGCGTCACTCGAGTGGATAGGAAGGGAAGTGCAACCCCGCTTCCTGAGAAACAGCAAGCTGAAACCGACCGACGTCTACTTCGTGCCTGCCTGACGGAACCGATGGCCGGCGCCGGGAGTGCAGGTTCTCTCGGCCTAGACCCGGAGCATCTAGAAGGGCACATCATCGATGGGAGTTGAACCGGTTCTGCGCAGGGGAGTCACTCGTAACATGCGGTTCGCGACCTGGAGGAATACGTGAGGGACAGCGCCGAAGCGGGCTGGTTCGACAACTCTTTGCGCGCCCTCGTCGCTTCGAACGTGGCGACGATGATCATCGCCCTCGTGGAGGGCTGGTCGCTCTCACCGTTGCTCTTCATCTACTGGGCGCAGAGTGTGGTGATCGGCGCCTTTCACGTCCGGCGGATTCTCAATCTCGATGAGTTCACAACCACCGGCCTGAAGATGAACGGCCGGCCGGTGAGGCCGGGTGTCAGGGCACAGCGGCAGATCGCCGGATTCTTTGCCGTGCACTACGGCTTCTTCCACCTGGTCTACCTGGTCTTCGTACTCACCGGGGTCAATTCCGACGGAGGATTCGCCTCCGGCGCCTGGTGGGCGCTGGTCGGAGGAGTGCTCGTCTTCGCCGTCAACCACTACTTCTCGTACGTGCAGAACCGCGAGTTGGACGGGCGGGGCAAGCCGAACATCGGAACGATGTTGTTCCTTCCTTACGCACGGATCCTGCCCATGCATCTGCTGATCGTGATGGGCGCCACGATCGGCGGTGAGAGCCGGACCGCACTGATCATCTTCATCGTGCTCAAGACCGTCGCCGACGCGGTCATGCACATCGTCGAGCACAGGACGCTACGAAAGGTCGCCGTGGTGAGTTCTGAGTCCTAGGTTCTGAGTGCAATCCATCCACCTCGAAGCCTCACCCCCGCAGCGCCGACCAGAAGATGCCGGGGAGCTTCGACGGGGAGGGTCGCATCTCCATGTCCACCAACCGGCGCGTGACGTCGTTGGCTCGCTTGTGGTCGGGGAACCACAGTGGCTTGACGGGCTGTTTGAACAGGGCTCTCACAACGCTCTTCTCCACCCGATCGAACAGATAAGTGTTGTGGACGACTCCGATACCGCTGCCGATGTTCTCCATCGTGTTGCCGGGAAAGGCACCCCACGACGTGCTCGTCAGCGCGTAGCCGAGGCCGACCCAGATGTTGACGGCCACAGTGCCGTAGCGCAGGTTTCCAATCGCCTCTTCCAAGGCAGCCGCGAAGCCGGGCTGCTTGAGGGTCTTCGGGTGGATGATCAGAGTGGCGCCCAACTGGCCCCACAGCTTCTCGTTGCAGAACTCGACGGCCCGCTCGAGGAACTCGATGTCGGACCCGGAGGACGGCAGAGGTGCCTCGCCGAACAGTCCGGTGAAGGCCTCAGTTGTGAAACAGACATCGGCCTCGTTGTCGGCGCGGAGGCCCTCGATGAACGTCCAGGGAACGGTGCCGGCTCCTGCCTCCCCGTATCTGCCGGCTTCTGGATGCTCATCGACAAACAGCTTCCAACGGTCCTCGGCACCCGGGTAGTAGGCGGGGCGATCCGGAGTGGCGTCGAGGCCATCCCTGATCGCGGCAAGGAGCGGTTCCCGGAGACTCCAGCTCTCCGGTGTCACCACGACGCGAGCCGCGATGCAGTTGAAGCCGGCGTTGTGAGTGAGCATCGATGCGATGTTCTTGCCCTGATAGGCGACGTCCGAATCAGACCAGGGTCCCGGTACGACTATCACCGGCGTGACATTTCCTAATTCAGATGCGATCGGCTTGCCCAGGTGAGGATCGTTGGCGGCCTTCCTGCGCTTTCCCTCTTCGCCCATGCCGAAGACGATCGAATCGTGGGTCTTGTCGGATCCGGTGATATGTACCTTTCCGATACCTTCATGGTGGCACAGGTAATAACCCTCGGTCGCTCCCCCGTAGAGAATGCGCAAGAACCCGGCCTCGATGAGCTCCGAGAAGGCTTCGGTGAGGATCGGCCCCAGATACTCGTTGACCGGATTCATCTTCAGGGCAACCACATCGTTCTCCACGAACAGCTTGTACATGGAGTCCATCGCCGGGATACAGGCGACGTTGCCCGCGCCGAGGACCAGAGCAACGTCACAGGAGGCGTCTTGGTCGGGTTGATAGATGACCGCCTGCGTACTTGCGAGCTGCGCGGGGGAAACGCCCGGCTCCATCCAGATCTCTCCGGTGAGTCCGGTCCACAGCAACCTGTCGTAGATGTCGGTCGGAAAGACCTTGACAATCGTCTGTCCCTTGCGGGTGGTGACCGGACCGGGGTACTGAGGAGAACCGTGCCGGGCGACGTCGGCCAGAGCGTCCTTGAGGAGACGCGCATTGCGAATGAGGAGTACCGGTCCACCGTGCCACTCCTCGGCGGCCACCGGAGCATCGAACGAGATACCCTTCGCCGAACAAGCGGCCCGCACCCACTTCTCCGCAACGGCGGCAGTGCGCTCCATGATGCCCTCGAGGTAGGCGATTCGCCGCTCGATCGATGTAGCCGCCCACGAACCCTTGTTTGCCCGCAACACCTCGACGGCGGCATCCAACTCCTCCGTCGACGAGGCCTTGATCGAGTGAGGACCCTCAGGGTGAACGATGCTGCCGGTGGTTATGGTCACAGTGGCTCCTTCATCGCCGCGGCGGCGCCAAGGGTAGTTGCCGGGCGCCGCATCCGTCGGGGGAACGGAGATCTAGGCGGTACCGAGCGAATCACGCAGATGCGGGGCGAACAGCTCCGGCTCCAACAGGAACGCGTCGTGACCGCGCTCCGAATGCACCGTGATCCGCCGAACGGGCACGCCCGCTCGCTTCAAGGCGGCCGCCAGTTCCTCTTGCTCGTCCGGGTAGAAGCACACGTCCGAGTCGATGGAGAACACCATGAACTGCTGTTCGCGACAGCGCTTGAACAACTCGTCGAAGCTGGTCTCACCCGCCTGCTCGAGAAGGTCGAAGGTTTGCCACAACTCCAAGATGTGCAGGTAGCTGTTGGCGTCGAACCGGCGGACGAGTTTCGTTCCCTGATGCCACATGTACGACTCCAGCGGATTCGTGATCTTTACGTATCCGCCGGTTTCGTTGCGATCGACGACTTCCGAACGCGCCCGCTCCTCCATCGCCTTGAGCGACACGAACGTCTTGTGGCCGATCATCCGGGCCAGTGCGAGCCCTCGCTCAGGGTGAGGGCCGCCGTAGTAGTCGCCGCCGTTGAACAAAGGGTCGTTCTCGATCGCCAGCGCTTGCTCGAAATTGTGTATCCGTTGGAGAGCCGTCACTCCCAGCCCGGCCGCGATCGGTATGACGACACCTACACGGTCGGGATACCGGGTCGCCAGGCTCAATGCCATGAGCCCACCGACAGACCCACCGATGGCGGCGTGGAGACGGTCGACTCCGAGATGATCCAAGAGGGCGACCTGACTGTCGACGACGTCCGTCAGGCTGAGGCGCGGGAAACTCGAACCATACGGTCGGCCGGTTGCCGGGTCGATCGAGGCAGGCCCCGTCGACCCATAGCAACTGCCGATGTAGTTGGCGCAGATGACTGCGAACTTCCTCGTGTCCAAGGCCCTTCCCGGTCCGATGAAACCATCCCACCAGCCGATCCGCACCTCTTCGTTCCATCGTTCGCTCACAGCAGGGAATCCTTCGTTGAACCCTGCCGCATGCTGACTGCCGGTGAGCGCGTGAAACACCAGGACTGCGTTCGACCGGTCCTCGTTCAGATTCCCGTATACCTCGTATGCGACCGTGGCCGGCTGCAGGCGATCCCCGCCGCGCAGGGGCAATCCGTCCTCGAACGTGACGAACTGTGTTTCGACCGGGCCGACCGAAGCGGCCGACGGGTTCACGGCCAACCCCATCCGCACGCCGCACCGGTCGCGGTACGCACGGTGTCGTCCCCCATCAGTCCGACCGCACTTCGGCGGCCGCCGCCAGGGCAGCGGCGAAGTCCGCCTTTATGTCCTCGATGTGCTCGATGCCGACGGAAACCCGCACCAGGTCCGCACGCACACCGGCCGCCGTGCGCTCATCGTCCGAGAGTTGCTGATGTGTTGTCGATGCAGGATGGATCACGAGTGTCTTCGCGTCACCCACGTTGGCGAGATGGCTGGCCAGTTCGACCGAATCGATGAAGCGCCGGCCCGCCTCATAGCCGCCGTCGATTCCGAACGAGAGCACCGCACCGAACCCGTGTCGCAGATACTTCTTGGCCGTGCCGTGGGAGCGGTGCGACGGCAGACCCGGGTAGTTGACCCAGCTGACGTCTGGGCGTGCCTCCAGCCATTCGGCCAGCTCGAGAGCATTGTCAACGTGCCTTTGCACCCGCAGCGACAAAGTCTCGAGGCCCTGCAGGAGCAAGAACGAGTTGAAGGGACTGAGGGCCGCCCCCAGATCGCGTAAACCTTCGACCCTGGCCCTTATCGCAAAAGCGATATTGCCGAACGGACCGTCGGAGCCGAAGACGTCCCCGAAGACCAATCCGTGATAGCCCGGTGAAGGTTCCGAGAACTGGGGGAACCTGCCGTTGTTCCAATCGAAGTTTCCCGAGTCGACGATGACCCCGCCGATCGAAGTTCCATGACCCCCGATCCACTTCGTGGCGGAGGCCACCACGACGTCGGCGCCGTGCTCGATCGGCCGCACGAGGTATCCGGCACACCCGAAGGTGTTGTCGACGATGAGCGGTGTCCCATGCCGGTGCGCCACATCGGCGACGGCTTCCAGGTCCGGGACGAGGAACTCGGGGTTGGCGATCGATTCGACGAAGACGGCCTTCGTTCGCTCGGTGATCGCAGCCTCCAGGGCCTCGGGATCGGTGCTCTCTACGAACCTCACGTTGATACCAAGGCGCGGCAGGGTCACTTTGAACTGGTTGTAGGTACCTCCGTACAGGTAGCTGGAGGCCACGATTTCATCGCCTGCCTGGGCCAGGTTGGATATCGCCAGGAACTGAGCCGCCTGTCCAGACGCGGTGGCGACGGCCGCCACGCCACCCTCGAGAGCGGCAATCCGCTGCTCGAATACATCGGTGGTCGGGTTCATGATCCGCGTGTAGATGTTGCCGAACTCTTCCAACCCGAAGAGCCGGGCCGCATGATCGGTGTCATCGAACGTATAGGAGGTCGTCTGGTAGATGGGGACGGCGCGAGAGTTCGTGCCGGGGGCCGGCTCCTGGCCGGCGTGGACCTGAAGTGTCTCAAAACGGTATTCCGAGCTCATTGCTCTCCTTCGGTTGTTCGAGGGTCCCAATTGAGGAACCGCCTCGAAGTGAAGAGGCGGTCACGACGATCGTCGGCCTGTCCTCATCTTTCCCGCTGTTACGGGCAGGATTTGGCACCGTTCTCTCCGAGATGGTTGCCAAGGCTTCGCAGGGCCTGTTCCCTCCACCTTTCTGGATGATTTCCTGTGAGTTCGTCGTTCGTCTCGGTCGCTACCTCCGTTGGAGAGTGAACCAGTTGTACGGGAGGTTCCAGGCGTTGTCAAGAGGTTTCCGATTGATTCGGCGTACAGACGAGTAGCGTCACACCCATGGACCCAAACGAACCGGTCGAAGCCGGTACATTCTTCAGCCGGTTCGACGCAGATGTCGCCCGCGCTCATCTGGAGTCCGTGGGGATCAGAGCCTTCGTCCAGGCCGACGACGCCGGGGCAACCTATGTCGGGCTCGAATTGGCCAGGGCTCGACTGTTCGTCCGTTCGGCCGACCTTGCAGACGCACAAGAGGAGCTGGGGCTGGAAGACCTCGAGAGAACCTGAGCCCGCCGCCCGGTCTTCGGACGGTAACGTGTCCAGCACCGACGGAGAGGCTTCACAGTGCGACTCGACCCCACGGCTATTCGTTCCAGGTTCCCGGCCCTGGACCGGAAGCAAGGCGGCAGGCCCGTCGTCTGGGCAGACGGTCCCGGCGGGACACAGGTTCCCTCCCCCGTTATCGAAGCGATGAGCGAAGTACTCAGCCGGGGCGCCAGCAATCACGGTGGTTTCTTCTCGGCAAGCGCCGAATCAGATGAAGTCCACGAGGAGGCGCGCCGGGCAGTGGCCGACCTGTTCGGCTCCTCCCCCGGTGAGATCGTCTTCGGCCAGAACATGACGAGCCTGACGTTTGCTCTGAGCAGGGCAATCGGGCGAACCTGGTCGGAGGGCGACGAAGTGGTCCTGACCCGGCTCGACCACGATGCGAACGTAACACCCTGGATGCTGGCCGCCCGCGATGCAGGTGCGACGGTACGCTTCGCCGACATCGACACCGAGACCGCCACGCTCGACCTGGATTCCCTCGAAGCGGCGGTCGGGTCCAACACGCGCCTCGTCGCGGTGCCCGCCGCGTCGAATGCGGTAGGCAGCCTCGTAGACGTTTCGAAGGTGGTTGAGATAGCACACTCGGCCGGAGCCCTCGCCTTCGTCGATGCCGTCCACTACGCGCCGCACGGGCCGATCGACGTCCGGGCATTCGATTGCGATTTCCTCGTGGCATCCGCCTACAAGTTCTTCGGACCCCACACCGGTGCCCTGTACGGGAAACACGACCACCTCGAACGGTTCGAGGCGTATCGCCTGAGACCC from Acidimicrobiia bacterium includes:
- a CDS encoding O-acetylhomoserine aminocarboxypropyltransferase/cysteine synthase; this translates as MSSEYRFETLQVHAGQEPAPGTNSRAVPIYQTTSYTFDDTDHAARLFGLEEFGNIYTRIMNPTTDVFEQRIAALEGGVAAVATASGQAAQFLAISNLAQAGDEIVASSYLYGGTYNQFKVTLPRLGINVRFVESTDPEALEAAITERTKAVFVESIANPEFLVPDLEAVADVAHRHGTPLIVDNTFGCAGYLVRPIEHGADVVVASATKWIGGHGTSIGGVIVDSGNFDWNNGRFPQFSEPSPGYHGLVFGDVFGSDGPFGNIAFAIRARVEGLRDLGAALSPFNSFLLLQGLETLSLRVQRHVDNALELAEWLEARPDVSWVNYPGLPSHRSHGTAKKYLRHGFGAVLSFGIDGGYEAGRRFIDSVELASHLANVGDAKTLVIHPASTTHQQLSDDERTAAGVRADLVRVSVGIEHIEDIKADFAAALAAAAEVRSD
- a CDS encoding homoserine O-acetyltransferase — translated: MNPSAASVGPVETQFVTFEDGLPLRGGDRLQPATVAYEVYGNLNEDRSNAVLVFHALTGSQHAAGFNEGFPAVSERWNEEVRIGWWDGFIGPGRALDTRKFAVICANYIGSCYGSTGPASIDPATGRPYGSSFPRLSLTDVVDSQVALLDHLGVDRLHAAIGGSVGGLMALSLATRYPDRVGVVIPIAAGLGVTALQRIHNFEQALAIENDPLFNGGDYYGGPHPERGLALARMIGHKTFVSLKAMEERARSEVVDRNETGGYVKITNPLESYMWHQGTKLVRRFDANSYLHILELWQTFDLLEQAGETSFDELFKRCREQQFMVFSIDSDVCFYPDEQEELAAALKRAGVPVRRITVHSERGHDAFLLEPELFAPHLRDSLGTA
- a CDS encoding cysteine desulfurase-like protein, which encodes MRLDPTAIRSRFPALDRKQGGRPVVWADGPGGTQVPSPVIEAMSEVLSRGASNHGGFFSASAESDEVHEEARRAVADLFGSSPGEIVFGQNMTSLTFALSRAIGRTWSEGDEVVLTRLDHDANVTPWMLAARDAGATVRFADIDTETATLDLDSLEAAVGSNTRLVAVPAASNAVGSLVDVSKVVEIAHSAGALAFVDAVHYAPHGPIDVRAFDCDFLVASAYKFFGPHTGALYGKHDHLERFEAYRLRPAPAEAPGKWETGTQSFESLAGVTAAVDYLAWVGASLTPGPRSTGSRRADLVAAMAATRQYEQMLSRRFLDGVSRIPSVRVYGITDGDPLARTPTFGISVAGVHPDQVAAAFGAEGIFVWSGNYYAVEPIAALGVADDGGLVRIGFVHYNLAEEVDRVVETLARIAS
- a CDS encoding aldehyde dehydrogenase family protein, with the protein product MTITTGSIVHPEGPHSIKASSTEELDAAVEVLRANKGSWAATSIERRIAYLEGIMERTAAVAEKWVRAACSAKGISFDAPVAAEEWHGGPVLLIRNARLLKDALADVARHGSPQYPGPVTTRKGQTIVKVFPTDIYDRLLWTGLTGEIWMEPGVSPAQLASTQAVIYQPDQDASCDVALVLGAGNVACIPAMDSMYKLFVENDVVALKMNPVNEYLGPILTEAFSELIEAGFLRILYGGATEGYYLCHHEGIGKVHITGSDKTHDSIVFGMGEEGKRRKAANDPHLGKPIASELGNVTPVIVVPGPWSDSDVAYQGKNIASMLTHNAGFNCIAARVVVTPESWSLREPLLAAIRDGLDATPDRPAYYPGAEDRWKLFVDEHPEAGRYGEAGAGTVPWTFIEGLRADNEADVCFTTEAFTGLFGEAPLPSSGSDIEFLERAVEFCNEKLWGQLGATLIIHPKTLKQPGFAAALEEAIGNLRYGTVAVNIWVGLGYALTSTSWGAFPGNTMENIGSGIGVVHNTYLFDRVEKSVVRALFKQPVKPLWFPDHKRANDVTRRLVDMEMRPSPSKLPGIFWSALRG